The nucleotide window AGACATCTCCAGCTTGGCTTTGATCGCCGTGCTTGAGTAGGCATAGATGGAAGCGGAATAGGAGGTGGAACTGCCGACCGCCAGCGAGCTCTTGACGTAGCCCGCTCCGGCGTCCCCTGTACCGGCGATCTTGAAGGATCCGACGCTGACGGTGTCGTTTTCCTCATAGGTCGGCCCGCTTTCCTGAGTCAGGGCGACGGCTGGATCGTTCGCCGACCAGCCGGAGAGGTCTACTTCCGCGGAGGGATTGGTGTGGAGGTTCGTCCCGGCAGCCTCGACCAGCACGCCCTGAGAGCCGGAGAACTTTCCGGCCCAGTAGCGGATGGCTCCCGTGCCGGTTCCCACCAGTCCCAGATGGCTCTGGAGGCTCTTGTCAAAGTGAGCGATCAGCTTCACGTTGGAGTCGGGACGCACCAGTCCGAGGAGAATGTCCTCGGCCTTGAGATACTGCTGCTGAAGTTCCGCGACAATCGCGTCGCCGGAGGTCTGCAGCTGGCTTTTTCCTTCGTAGGGGAAGTTGTTCACTTTCTTTTCCTGCCTTTCGTTTCGGAGCTGCGACAGTAAGCAGCAGCGATGTTGCTCATCCGTATCACGTTATCAGTGGTGCAGAATCGAGAACCTGGCGAAGACAGCCCAGGAACATCTCGATAGCGTGGCGTTTGGTGTCGGGAATCCCACCCAGGGCCGCCTCCAGCGCCTGGCTGGTCAGTTGCCTGGCCTGTTGCACAGGCTCTCCCAGAATCAACTGCGTGCCGGCAGAGCCGACCGCAAGCACCGCACCGCAGCCCACGGCCTGATAGCAAGCCTCGGCAACCCTGCCGTTCTCCAGCCGCACGAAAAGGCGCAGCCAATCTCCGCAGCGGTCATAGCGGGCGTCCGCAAAGCTCGCGTCCTCGAGCTCGGCCTGATTTCTCGGGTGATAGAAGTGATCCAGGAGCTGGGGTGAATACATCGGGATTCCCTTCCTGTCGGTGCGATCGATGGTCGGAGAAATCTCCTCCCCGGCAGTCGGTGGGCAATAGGTGGCTACCCCTCCCCGGCCCCCGGGATGGGACCGGGGAGGGAGCAGCGCTGTGGTCGTAGTGAAAGGACTCAGTGGAAAGGGATCAGGAAGGCATCACCTTCTCGAGCTCCGAGCCTGCGGTCTGGATGGGCGTCTCCTGCTCGACTCGCTGCAGGAGGGCACGGAGTTGTTGGATTCTGATCACGCACTGTTGGGCGGAGACCTGATGGGCCTCGAGCACGAGGTAAGCCTCGCCCAACCGGGCCAGGACCTCGAGCCGACTCGGAAGAGGGTTCTCCAGGTTGTTCGAGTGGCGTTCCTTCTGCAGAGTAGACATCGTGAAAACTCCTTTCTGGTTTCGCGAGAATCCTCAGGGA belongs to Deltaproteobacteria bacterium and includes:
- a CDS encoding iron-sulfur cluster assembly scaffold protein codes for the protein MYSPQLLDHFYHPRNQAELEDASFADARYDRCGDWLRLFVRLENGRVAEACYQAVGCGAVLAVGSAGTQLILGEPVQQARQLTSQALEAALGGIPDTKRHAIEMFLGCLRQVLDSAPLIT